A window of Calorimonas adulescens contains these coding sequences:
- a CDS encoding class II fructose-bisphosphate aldolase: MALVNMVDMLSRAKDKGYGVGAFDFIDIKTLEGIIEAAEEENSPVILAVPERLLGIIDMKSLTRAALAYIECTDIPVALHLDHGKSFDNIILAVKYGFSSVMYDGSSLPMEENIKNTREIVRIARAAGISVEGELGYVGRNINAETLDSDFFTKPEEAKRYVEETGVDALAVSYGSVHGMYIGKPHLDFERLRAIKNTVDVPLVLHGGSGLSDDDFITSIKNGICKVNIFTEISVRGMDRLRNELKKDQELALVLDGLKKETRDVVKRYIELFGSRDMA, encoded by the coding sequence ATGGCTTTAGTCAACATGGTAGACATGCTAAGTAGGGCAAAGGATAAAGGGTATGGCGTAGGCGCCTTTGACTTCATAGACATTAAGACTCTTGAAGGTATCATAGAGGCTGCGGAGGAAGAAAATTCCCCTGTAATACTGGCGGTACCCGAAAGGCTTTTGGGGATAATAGATATGAAGTCGCTGACGCGGGCGGCCCTCGCATATATAGAGTGCACAGATATACCTGTGGCGCTTCACCTGGACCACGGTAAGAGCTTTGACAACATAATACTGGCTGTAAAGTATGGGTTTTCATCGGTTATGTATGATGGTTCTTCCCTGCCCATGGAGGAAAACATAAAAAACACAAGAGAAATTGTGAGGATAGCTAGGGCAGCAGGCATCAGTGTGGAGGGTGAATTGGGTTATGTGGGTAGAAATATAAATGCAGAGACTCTTGACTCTGACTTTTTTACCAAGCCTGAGGAAGCAAAAAGATATGTGGAAGAGACAGGTGTGGACGCCCTGGCAGTGTCCTATGGCTCTGTCCACGGTATGTATATAGGCAAGCCGCACCTGGATTTTGAAAGGCTAAGAGCAATAAAAAATACTGTGGATGTGCCACTGGTTCTGCACGGAGGTTCGGGCCTGAGCGATGATGACTTCATTACATCTATAAAAAATGGGATATGCAAGGTGAATATATTTACTGAAATATCTGTAAGGGGTATGGACAGGTTACGCAATGAGCTAAAAAAAGACCAGGAATTAGCCTTGGTATTGGATGGGCTCAAGAAAGAGACAAGGGATGTCGTAAAGAGGTATATAGAACTTTTTGGGAGCAGGGATATGGCATGA
- a CDS encoding DeoR/GlpR family DNA-binding transcription regulator: MIAAERRARIKKMLLERRFIKVSELTKVFDVSDETIRRDLDELEKEGILKKNYGGAVLTEDSYVVPPLRVRNEENLEEKMAIGRKMAEIIDDGSFVILDAGSTTLCVARALRDKSINVLTNDLNISYELSNCPNINVFITGGLLKKETMSLIGPEAVRNIQVYNASAAIIGTGGITFDKGFTAGDTFEAEVKRAMMSSSDRVIIVADSSKINKRAMVSFADISEVDEVVIAGQVDVDFVSGLADIGIKVITC; encoded by the coding sequence ATGATAGCTGCGGAGAGAAGAGCACGGATAAAGAAGATGCTTCTAGAGAGACGATTTATTAAAGTGTCTGAACTAACAAAGGTATTTGATGTTTCCGATGAGACTATTAGGAGAGACTTGGATGAGCTGGAAAAAGAAGGAATACTGAAGAAAAACTATGGCGGAGCGGTCTTGACAGAGGATAGCTATGTGGTGCCGCCACTCCGGGTAAGGAATGAAGAAAACCTGGAAGAAAAAATGGCCATAGGTAGAAAAATGGCTGAAATAATAGATGATGGGTCTTTTGTCATCTTAGATGCCGGCTCTACTACCTTGTGTGTGGCAAGAGCTCTTAGAGATAAAAGCATAAATGTCTTAACCAACGACCTGAATATATCCTATGAGCTTTCAAATTGTCCTAACATAAACGTTTTTATAACTGGCGGACTGTTAAAAAAAGAGACCATGTCTTTGATAGGGCCTGAGGCAGTGAGGAATATTCAGGTATATAATGCATCCGCAGCTATAATTGGCACTGGAGGGATAACCTTTGACAAGGGCTTTACTGCAGGTGACACCTTTGAGGCTGAGGTAAAGAGGGCAATGATGTCGTCCAGCGATAGGGTTATTATCGTAGCCGATTCCTCAAAGATTAACAAGAGGGCAATGGTGTCATTTGCCGATATAAGTGAGGTTGATGAGGTGGTGATAGCCGGCCAGGTGGATGTGGACTTTGTCTCAGGCCTGGCCGATATAGGCATAAAAGTTATAACCTGCTGA
- a CDS encoding isocitrate lyase/PEP mutase family protein: protein MTKIERIRKRFVELLNGPGIIVMPGAPDALAAKIIEKTGFKAIFTTGYGTSATRLAKPDRGLVDFYEMVERAKEIVDSVDIPVFADADTGYGNPLNTMRTVRSFEDAGVAGIFLEDQVWPKRCGHMEGKQVIPTDEMVQKIRAAVDARRDKNFMIMSRTDARAVYDLDEAIERSHKYKEAGADLIFIEAPQSVEELKRIGEEFKGVPLMANIIEHGKTPLLTAQELQNLGFKLVVFPLTNLYAATYGMMGAMQELYEKGTTAGYIDRLVSFDKFNEFIGLEETNAIEARYK from the coding sequence ATGACGAAGATAGAACGGATAAGGAAGAGATTTGTTGAACTTTTAAACGGCCCTGGAATAATAGTTATGCCTGGCGCACCAGATGCTCTGGCGGCAAAAATCATAGAAAAAACAGGTTTTAAAGCAATATTTACTACAGGATATGGCACGTCAGCTACAAGACTTGCTAAGCCTGATAGGGGACTGGTTGACTTTTATGAGATGGTTGAGAGGGCCAAAGAGATTGTGGATAGTGTGGATATACCGGTCTTTGCCGACGCTGATACCGGATATGGTAATCCATTGAATACTATGCGTACTGTAAGGTCTTTTGAGGATGCTGGTGTGGCAGGTATATTCTTAGAGGATCAAGTATGGCCAAAAAGATGCGGCCACATGGAGGGTAAACAGGTGATACCAACGGATGAGATGGTACAGAAAATAAGGGCTGCAGTGGATGCAAGACGGGACAAGAACTTTATGATTATGTCAAGGACTGATGCAAGAGCAGTTTATGACCTGGATGAGGCCATAGAGAGAAGCCATAAATACAAAGAGGCTGGAGCAGATCTTATCTTTATAGAAGCACCCCAAAGCGTGGAGGAACTGAAGAGAATAGGTGAGGAATTTAAAGGTGTACCTCTCATGGCTAATATAATAGAGCACGGTAAAACACCTCTGCTTACTGCACAGGAGCTTCAGAATCTTGGCTTTAAACTGGTAGTATTTCCACTCACAAACCTCTATGCAGCAACATACGGTATGATGGGTGCAATGCAGGAACTATATGAGAAAGGTACCACGGCAGGATATATAGATAGATTGGTATCGTTTGACAAATTCAATGAGTTTATAGGACTTGAGGAAACAAATGCTATAGAGGCAAGGTACAAATAG
- a CDS encoding 3-isopropylmalate dehydratase — translation MIFKGRTFTFGDNIDTDVIIPTKYLVTNSPDELKAHCMEGIDTEFAKDVCSNDIIVAGENFGCGSSREHAVLAISGCGVRLIIAKSFARIFFRNCLNRGIYPLEFKHTDQIDRGNIIFVDTDRGILKNETKNEEYEIPKFDAFITELIELGGIIPYARKQLNIR, via the coding sequence ATGATATTCAAAGGAAGAACATTTACGTTTGGAGATAACATAGATACAGATGTAATTATACCAACAAAATATTTAGTAACCAATTCTCCTGATGAATTAAAAGCTCATTGTATGGAAGGGATAGATACTGAATTTGCAAAAGATGTTTGCAGCAACGATATTATCGTTGCTGGTGAAAATTTTGGGTGTGGAAGTTCAAGAGAACATGCAGTGTTGGCAATATCCGGCTGTGGTGTGAGACTTATAATTGCAAAGTCTTTTGCAAGGATATTCTTCAGGAATTGTCTAAATAGGGGTATATATCCCCTCGAATTCAAACATACGGATCAAATTGATAGAGGGAATATAATCTTTGTGGATACAGATAGAGGTATTTTAAAGAATGAAACTAAAAATGAAGAATATGAGATTCCCAAATTTGATGCCTTTATTACAGAACTTATTGAACTGGGTGGAATAATTCCTTATGCTCGAAAACAATTAAATATACGTTGA
- a CDS encoding 3-isopropylmalate dehydratase large subunit — MPMTLTQKILAKASDKVEVVPGDIVEARVDLVMGHDVLMPLAFEAFEETGATKLFDVNKVVAVQDHFVPAPDVKSAEQSKRLKEYVKKYSMVNYFELGRGGVCHTIIPEKGFVVPGDVAVGSDSHTTTYGALGAFATGLGSSEIGVSMALGKMWFRVPEAIKVVLNGKPGRYIGGKDVILEILRRIGTDGARYCSLEFAGDGIKYLDIDDRLTICNMAVETGAKNAIFEVDSITNEYLQNRVKKDFDVLKADDTAEYKGEIEIDLSKVVPLIAAPHSPDNVKEVHEIKGVKVDQVYIGSCTNGRIKDLREAAEILKGKKVNENTRLIVVPSSQEVYKQALQEGLIDTFLEAGAAIGPPTCGACCGGHMGLLASGEVCVSTTNRNFIGRMGSKESYVYLTSPYVAAATAVAGKIVLPEEA; from the coding sequence ATGCCAATGACCTTGACACAAAAAATATTGGCGAAGGCTTCAGATAAAGTGGAGGTAGTACCTGGCGATATTGTTGAAGCAAGGGTAGATCTAGTAATGGGTCATGATGTACTAATGCCACTTGCCTTTGAGGCTTTTGAAGAAACCGGTGCTACTAAATTATTTGATGTAAATAAAGTGGTGGCCGTTCAGGATCATTTTGTCCCTGCTCCAGATGTAAAAAGTGCAGAACAATCAAAGAGATTGAAGGAGTATGTCAAAAAATATTCCATGGTCAATTATTTTGAATTGGGTAGGGGTGGGGTATGCCATACCATAATACCTGAGAAGGGATTTGTTGTTCCTGGAGATGTTGCTGTGGGTTCAGATTCCCATACAACTACCTATGGCGCATTAGGAGCTTTTGCTACGGGACTTGGCAGTTCAGAAATTGGTGTTTCTATGGCTTTAGGAAAGATGTGGTTTAGGGTACCTGAAGCTATAAAAGTGGTGTTAAACGGCAAACCAGGTAGATATATAGGTGGGAAGGACGTTATTCTTGAAATTTTAAGGAGAATAGGTACAGATGGAGCCAGATACTGCAGCCTTGAATTTGCTGGAGATGGTATAAAATATCTGGATATTGATGACAGGCTTACCATATGCAATATGGCTGTAGAAACAGGGGCAAAAAATGCAATCTTCGAAGTTGACAGCATTACAAATGAGTATCTCCAAAATAGAGTTAAAAAAGATTTTGATGTTTTAAAAGCAGATGATACGGCTGAGTATAAAGGTGAGATAGAGATAGATTTATCTAAAGTGGTTCCGCTTATTGCGGCTCCGCATTCACCGGATAATGTAAAAGAAGTACATGAGATAAAAGGTGTAAAAGTAGATCAGGTTTATATAGGTTCATGTACCAATGGAAGGATTAAAGATTTAAGAGAGGCTGCGGAAATTTTAAAAGGTAAAAAAGTGAATGAGAATACCAGGCTTATAGTTGTACCATCGAGTCAAGAGGTCTATAAGCAGGCATTGCAAGAAGGGCTGATTGATACATTTTTAGAAGCGGGTGCTGCGATTGGACCACCTACCTGTGGTGCATGCTGCGGCGGACATATGGGACTTTTAGCATCAGGCGAGGTATGCGTTTCAACAACAAATAGGAATTTTATAGGACGTATGGGGAGTAAAGAGAGTTACGTCTATCTGACTTCTCCGTATGTGGCAGCAGCAACAGCTGTGGCTGGTAAGATTGTTTTGCCGGAGGAGGCCTAA
- a CDS encoding isocitrate lyase/PEP mutase family protein produces MREKFNKLLEKKGIIIAPGCYDALSAKIIENAGFECAYMTGFGSSAGLLGKPDVGLLSMEEMISNATRIVNAIDIPLIADADTGYGNPLNIIRTVKEYEKCGVAAIHIEDQVTPKRCGHMEGKEVIPAEEMAQKIKAAVDARENTDFKIIARTDARAVLGLDEAIRRAKLYREAGADIIFVESPYTVDEFKIISHEINAPLLANMAEGAKSPMLSAKELEDLGYKIVIYPVGLLFAAAKAMLSVAKEIRDKGTDRDMLNNMTSFKEFNDFIGLSEYNGMSNKYKTEA; encoded by the coding sequence ATGAGAGAGAAATTTAATAAACTGCTTGAAAAGAAGGGAATCATAATTGCACCTGGGTGTTATGATGCGCTTTCAGCTAAGATTATTGAGAATGCAGGTTTTGAATGTGCTTATATGACAGGATTTGGCTCTTCCGCCGGGCTTTTGGGGAAACCTGATGTAGGGCTTTTGTCTATGGAAGAGATGATTTCTAATGCAACACGCATAGTTAATGCTATTGACATACCGTTGATAGCAGATGCAGATACCGGGTATGGCAATCCTTTAAATATTATAAGGACTGTAAAGGAGTATGAAAAATGTGGTGTAGCTGCCATCCATATTGAAGATCAGGTTACTCCTAAAAGATGCGGTCATATGGAAGGAAAGGAGGTAATACCAGCTGAAGAAATGGCTCAAAAGATTAAGGCTGCCGTTGATGCCAGAGAGAATACTGATTTCAAGATAATTGCGAGAACAGATGCAAGAGCGGTATTGGGGTTAGATGAGGCCATAAGGAGAGCTAAACTTTACAGGGAAGCTGGCGCAGATATAATATTTGTGGAATCACCTTATACAGTAGATGAGTTTAAGATAATATCTCATGAAATAAATGCACCCCTTCTGGCCAATATGGCCGAAGGTGCTAAGTCGCCAATGCTTTCAGCCAAAGAATTAGAAGACCTGGGCTATAAAATTGTAATATATCCTGTAGGCCTCTTATTTGCAGCGGCAAAAGCTATGTTAAGTGTGGCAAAAGAAATAAGAGATAAAGGTACAGATAGAGATATGCTTAACAACATGACATCTTTTAAAGAGTTCAATGACTTTATTGGCTTATCAGAATATAATGGGATGTCAAATAAGTATAAAACGGAGGCATGA
- a CDS encoding 3-isopropylmalate dehydratase small subunit gives MIYRGKAIKYGDNINTDVILPGQYLNLTDERDLAAHCMEGIDSDFVNKVEKGDIIVGGSNFGCGSSREHAPIAIKASGVSCIIAKSFATIFYRNAINIGVPAVECPDAIDEINEGDILEVDIEKGTVKNITLGKSYNATVYPKSIQNLINVGGLVNYVKSIRGVN, from the coding sequence ATGATATATAGAGGAAAAGCTATTAAGTATGGTGATAACATTAATACTGATGTAATTTTACCAGGGCAATATTTGAATCTGACCGACGAGCGTGACCTTGCAGCCCATTGCATGGAAGGGATAGACTCCGATTTTGTCAATAAAGTGGAAAAAGGCGATATTATTGTTGGCGGCAGTAACTTTGGATGTGGAAGCTCAAGGGAGCACGCACCGATAGCCATTAAAGCCAGCGGTGTAAGCTGCATTATAGCAAAAAGCTTTGCAACTATATTTTATAGAAATGCTATAAATATAGGGGTTCCTGCTGTAGAATGTCCTGATGCTATAGATGAAATAAATGAGGGAGATATTTTAGAGGTAGATATCGAAAAAGGAACAGTTAAAAATATTACTTTAGGAAAGTCATATAATGCTACAGTTTATCCTAAATCTATTCAGAATCTTATCAATGTCGGTGGGCTTGTAAATTATGTAAAATCTATAAGAGGTGTTAATTAA
- a CDS encoding 3-isopropylmalate dehydratase large subunit, which translates to MGKAITEKILSDHSEQKDFKPGDIIDVKVDFLLTNDISGPVAVQEFEKMGDGELFDNNRVAIVLDHFTPNKDVVSANVSKTMRDFAKSKGITHFYDAGYGIEHVILPKDGMVKSGDLVIGGDSHTTTYGALGAFSTGVGSTDVAGIMALGTTWLRVPEQMKFVLKGKPDKWINGKDIIVYIISKIGTDGALGKSMEITGDGVKYFDMDSRFTICNMGIEAGALNCIFNFDEITEIYEKNAGVSNYKIYKSDEDAEYDYVMEINLEELQPMVAAPHMPSNGRPVTELSDVNIDQVVIGSCTNGRIGDLRTAAQVVKGKKVSPNVRALLIPGSREVYLMALREGLIEIFTESGFTVCSPSCGPCFGGHLGILGRGERCVSTTNRNFVGRMGDKSSEVYLASPAVAAATAITGKITSPTEVA; encoded by the coding sequence ATGGGAAAGGCTATAACCGAAAAAATTCTATCTGATCATAGTGAACAAAAAGATTTTAAACCGGGAGACATTATTGATGTAAAAGTGGACTTTTTGCTTACCAATGACATCTCAGGACCTGTGGCGGTACAGGAGTTTGAAAAGATGGGTGACGGAGAGCTCTTTGATAACAATAGGGTGGCTATAGTACTCGATCACTTTACGCCAAATAAAGACGTGGTATCGGCCAATGTAAGTAAAACCATGAGAGACTTTGCAAAATCTAAAGGCATTACTCATTTTTACGATGCCGGATATGGTATAGAGCACGTTATACTTCCCAAGGATGGAATGGTAAAGTCCGGTGACCTTGTCATAGGTGGAGACTCTCACACTACTACCTATGGAGCATTGGGGGCTTTCTCAACAGGCGTTGGGAGTACTGATGTAGCTGGTATCATGGCGTTGGGCACTACCTGGTTAAGAGTGCCAGAACAAATGAAGTTTGTGCTAAAAGGAAAGCCTGACAAATGGATTAATGGCAAAGACATTATTGTATATATCATTTCAAAAATAGGAACAGATGGAGCTCTTGGCAAATCTATGGAGATAACAGGTGATGGTGTTAAATATTTTGATATGGATTCCAGATTTACAATATGTAATATGGGTATAGAAGCTGGAGCATTAAACTGCATATTTAATTTTGATGAAATTACTGAAATCTATGAAAAGAATGCAGGAGTTAGTAACTATAAGATTTATAAAAGTGATGAAGATGCTGAATATGACTACGTAATGGAGATAAATCTTGAAGAATTGCAGCCAATGGTGGCCGCCCCCCATATGCCATCTAATGGAAGGCCAGTAACAGAATTGTCTGATGTGAATATTGACCAGGTAGTAATAGGCTCATGTACCAATGGAAGGATTGGAGACTTAAGGACTGCCGCTCAGGTTGTCAAAGGCAAGAAAGTCAGCCCAAACGTAAGAGCGTTGCTGATACCAGGAAGCAGAGAGGTATATTTAATGGCTTTAAGAGAGGGACTTATAGAAATATTTACTGAGAGCGGATTTACTGTGTGCTCACCATCATGTGGGCCCTGTTTTGGAGGTCACTTGGGCATCCTTGGCAGGGGGGAAAGGTGTGTATCTACAACTAACAGGAATTTTGTTGGCAGGATGGGTGATAAGAGTAGTGAGGTTTACCTGGCAAGCCCGGCAGTTGCTGCAGCGACGGCTATAACAGGTAAGATTACAAGTCCAACGGAGGTGGCCTGA
- a CDS encoding isocitrate lyase/PEP mutase family protein yields MGKGRIIKQYIERKKILVSPGAFNSISAKMVEQAGFPSVYLTGYGAAANLLGAPDIGLLSMSEMVKHLKYMNEAVNIPIIADADTGYGNALNVYRTVKEYEKAGAAAIQLEDQTWPKRCGHMEGKEVISAEEMVGKLKAALDARDDDDTLIIARTDALAPLGFDEAIRRANLYKETGADIIFVEAPPDIEQLKRIPREVNAPILANMIEGGKTPVLSSKQLEEMGFAIVIYPLSALYMMTKAVKDVLTELKEKDTTQGMVDKMISFKEFNEIVELSKIRENEKKYKL; encoded by the coding sequence ATGGGCAAAGGCAGAATTATAAAGCAATATATAGAGAGAAAAAAAATTTTGGTTTCACCAGGCGCATTCAACAGTATATCGGCAAAAATGGTTGAGCAGGCAGGCTTTCCATCGGTATATTTAACCGGATATGGCGCTGCTGCAAATCTTTTGGGAGCACCAGATATTGGGCTTCTTTCTATGTCTGAGATGGTAAAACATTTAAAGTATATGAATGAGGCAGTAAATATACCCATTATAGCTGATGCTGATACTGGCTACGGTAATGCTTTAAACGTCTATAGGACAGTCAAAGAGTATGAGAAGGCTGGAGCCGCGGCTATACAATTAGAGGATCAGACATGGCCCAAAAGATGTGGACATATGGAAGGGAAAGAGGTTATATCTGCAGAGGAAATGGTGGGTAAGTTAAAGGCCGCACTTGATGCCAGAGATGACGACGATACGCTTATTATAGCAAGGACAGATGCACTTGCACCCCTTGGATTTGATGAGGCAATAAGGAGGGCAAACCTCTATAAGGAAACTGGGGCTGACATAATATTTGTAGAGGCTCCGCCGGATATAGAGCAACTAAAAAGGATTCCCAGAGAAGTAAATGCTCCTATACTTGCTAACATGATAGAGGGAGGCAAGACGCCGGTATTATCTTCAAAGCAACTTGAAGAGATGGGATTTGCTATAGTAATTTACCCATTATCTGCACTTTATATGATGACAAAAGCTGTGAAGGATGTTTTAACTGAACTAAAAGAGAAGGATACAACACAAGGCATGGTGGACAAGATGATAAGCTTTAAGGAATTCAATGAGATAGTTGAATTAAGCAAAATAAGAGAAAATGAAAAAAAATATAAATTATGA
- a CDS encoding sodium:solute symporter family protein, giving the protein MGNFGIGTGGMIFLFIMLALMLYLGYYSFKQRSGESMSDYFLANRGVGTMVLAFSLFATQYSGNSMIGYTARAYRIGFSQLVYPIFMVMVVVFYLLFIPRLFVLAHKYNYITVVDYLNDRYNSKLLSLIGGIFLLWGIVVQFLEQLQATGTLFAGVSPNTPYWVGVVFLGAVITIYVMIGGMRGAMLVQALQGAIMFFGVLFLLIFGWVYFGSIGSAVQTLAVSEPAKVLPPVSLSKILNWASTMILVGLGASLYVSSIQQFYASQSEKVVKRSLTRMAVLTFITPTILVLVGIMCAAAFPGLSEMESEQVVPYLINAIMQKSPIAYWAMTISFTGIIMATLSTASGVLISITSMLIKDFYKGFINPNVSDSKATTISRWFNLVVIVIGILLVLEPSTTIWRLTEIKFEGLVQVAPAIILGLYWQKASKASILSGMITGGVLAIGMNLAGYASYMGIQAGMWGLILNFIIVIILSNVLQPSSEEIKNNEERFVSVFRMAEENK; this is encoded by the coding sequence ATGGGTAATTTCGGAATTGGCACAGGTGGAATGATATTCCTGTTTATTATGTTAGCTTTAATGCTATATCTTGGCTATTATTCATTTAAACAGAGAAGTGGAGAAAGTATGTCAGACTACTTTCTTGCAAATCGTGGAGTAGGTACAATGGTATTGGCGTTTAGCCTTTTTGCCACCCAGTATAGTGGCAACAGTATGATAGGGTACACAGCAAGAGCTTACAGGATTGGATTCAGTCAACTAGTATATCCAATATTTATGGTAATGGTTGTTGTATTTTACCTGCTTTTTATCCCAAGGCTTTTTGTATTGGCTCATAAATACAATTATATAACTGTGGTTGATTATCTGAACGATAGGTATAATTCAAAACTGTTGAGTCTTATAGGTGGCATATTTCTCTTGTGGGGTATTGTTGTACAGTTCCTGGAGCAGTTACAGGCAACGGGTACACTCTTTGCTGGTGTAAGCCCAAATACACCTTACTGGGTTGGCGTGGTTTTCTTAGGTGCTGTTATTACAATATACGTAATGATAGGCGGTATGAGGGGTGCAATGCTTGTTCAGGCGTTACAGGGAGCCATCATGTTCTTCGGCGTTCTGTTTCTGTTGATATTTGGATGGGTGTATTTTGGAAGCATTGGCAGTGCTGTTCAAACATTAGCCGTATCCGAACCAGCTAAGGTTTTACCGCCAGTTAGTTTAAGCAAAATTTTAAACTGGGCCAGCACTATGATATTGGTTGGCCTGGGAGCATCTCTATATGTTAGCTCAATACAACAATTTTACGCATCACAGAGTGAAAAAGTTGTGAAACGTTCATTGACAAGGATGGCTGTTTTAACTTTCATTACACCTACTATTCTAGTGTTAGTTGGTATTATGTGTGCTGCCGCATTTCCGGGTTTAAGCGAGATGGAATCAGAACAGGTTGTCCCATATTTGATAAATGCAATTATGCAAAAGTCTCCTATAGCTTATTGGGCTATGACCATATCTTTTACCGGTATAATAATGGCTACGCTATCAACAGCCAGCGGCGTTTTGATTTCAATAACCTCTATGCTGATAAAAGACTTTTATAAAGGGTTTATTAATCCAAATGTAAGTGATTCAAAAGCTACAACAATATCTAGATGGTTTAACTTAGTTGTAATAGTAATAGGTATATTATTGGTGTTAGAGCCATCTACAACTATATGGAGGCTTACAGAGATAAAGTTTGAGGGTCTTGTACAGGTTGCACCGGCCATAATATTGGGCCTATACTGGCAGAAAGCCTCGAAGGCATCAATCTTATCGGGAATGATAACCGGAGGTGTACTTGCCATTGGGATGAATCTTGCCGGTTATGCCTCGTATATGGGTATACAAGCCGGTATGTGGGGGCTAATTTTGAATTTCATCATCGTTATCATATTAAGCAATGTTTTACAACCAAGCAGTGAAGAGATAAAGAACAATGAAGAAAGGTTTGTAAGTGTCTTCAGGATGGCTGAGGAAAATAAGTAG